The Deltaproteobacteria bacterium genomic sequence GCTTTGGGAATTCCTTTTTAAAGGGGACTGTCAGAAGCAGTAAAAAGAAGAAGAGAAAAACCGAATAAAAGGCGGCCAATTCGAAGTGTTTGTCAGTACCAAGATAGACAGCGGGGAAGACGACAAAAGGCATGGCCAGGTAAATTGCGACCTTGAGCCATGTGGGCCGGTCAATGGGTTTATAGACCTTTTTACGTGAAGATATGGAGGAGAAGAGAATGGCCCAGTTCTTCTTCCGGTTTTTCCTGCCGAAGATGCTTTCGAAGCGAGTGTCAAAACGGATTTGATCCCGTGAAAGGCCGAAGTTTTTCATGAGTGATTTTCTGACCGTATAGAAGCCGTGATCGGGATGGCTCATTTCATCTGTCCAGTTGTTGAGTTTGGAACGAATAAGCTCTGCCAACATGTCTGGTGAACTGTGCTCAGCCACTTCCTCTTGGGAAAGGGCAATTTGAAATTTATCTTCAAGGGCTGATATGAATTTGGGATTAGTCGGTAGCATGATTTTTTGATTGAGATTTTTTAAAGGGAAAGTATACAGGGAAATATTAAAAGGGGTAAAGGGGTTTTGTTTTGAATGTGTAATTATGTTTTTTTGACCACCCCTTTATACCCTCAGGGGGCATAAATCCATAAAATAGGAAGGGAGAACAGTTCCGGAGGCCAGGAGGGGTGTTTTATTAAAGTACCGGCTCCATAGGCAGCAGCTTCAAGAAGCCAACTTTCATCCTTTTAAAAATGGACGATCTGGAATCGGCATGTTTTACATGGGCCGCCCAGCTGTTTTGTCGCGACATATCCCTTTCGATGTTCTCTTCTACCTGCCTGGCAAGGGAAGGATTGTTTATTAACACACCCACTTCTGTATTTAGATTGACTGACCGTGGATCTAGGTTGAAGGTGCCTATATAAAGTGTTTCGCTATCGATGATAAGCGTCTTGGCATGGATTGCAAAGATGGGCGGTTCTTTTTCCATCTCCTTATAACGGTCGATAAGCTCCTTCATTACCTCGGGCTGAGGTTTGTATTCGTAAATCTCTATGCCGGCCTTTACAAGCTTTTTTCGCTTTTTGCTGTATCCGCTGAATGCGAGAATGTTGTCTGTGGAAAGCAGGGAATTGGTGTTGATGCGTACCCTAACGCCTTTCTTTATTAGCTCTTTAAATAACTCTATTCCCTCGTCGGGCATAACGAGATAGGGCGACTGGATGGTAATGCTCTTTTTTGCTTTTTTTAATTCCTCCACGATGGCCGTCGTCGTTTTGCCACCACCTTTCAGGCCTTCCTTCCCTTCGTTTTTGCCGGGCAGGTCGCTTATAAACCGCATGTCATCCCAGGTGAGGTTCCGGACCAGTTTGTCAAACCTTTGAGGTAAATTTTCAAGGGCCTGACGTACATTAGGTGCAAAGTTAGCGCTATCTTTTGCATAGTCATGGAGCTCCTTATATTTGGCCTGGATAGTTTTTTTCTTTAAACCCTTCTCCGGATCGCCTATCAACTTTTCTACCGGCACAGAAAGTTTGCTCTTCCAGAAGCGCTCAAAGCTGCTCTCCATATCTTCCGCCACAGGGCCGAAGAGGAGGATGTCCCGATCCCTGAAATTATATTCCTGGTCATAATCGTAATATTCATCGGCCATGTTACGGCCGCCGGTAATAGCAATAAGGTTGTCGACAATGACGGTCTTGTCATGCATGCGCTGGTTGGATGCCCGAAAATCGCTGAAGAGATTGAAGATGCGTTTGATCTTTGACGTGCCTACCTTATGTTTTGGATTGTAAATGCGGATATTGACATTAGGGTGCGCCGCCAAAGCCAGCAGGGTTTCGTCGTCGGCATCGACGAGAAGGTCATCGACGATAACTCGAATACTGACACCCCTCTCGGCAGCAGTCAACAGCGCTTCCGTCGCCAATATGCCGATATTATCACTGCTCCAGATAAAGTACTGTACATCAATGGATTTCTCTGCATTCCCAGCCAGCCATGCCCGCGCCATGAGTGATTCCTCCCCCTTTTCAAGAACATAAGCAGCACTTTTGCCTTCATAAGCTGCCAGAAGTTGT encodes the following:
- a CDS encoding phospholipase D family protein, with protein sequence MKTRYSKISGKNFTLITLLLLSFLMNTCPAWAEGKHLDNLRQLLAAYEGKSAAYVLEKGEESLMARAWLAGNAEKSIDVQYFIWSSDNIGILATEALLTAAERGVSIRVIVDDLLVDADDETLLALAAHPNVNIRIYNPKHKVGTSKIKRIFNLFSDFRASNQRMHDKTVIVDNLIAITGGRNMADEYYDYDQEYNFRDRDILLFGPVAEDMESSFERFWKSKLSVPVEKLIGDPEKGLKKKTIQAKYKELHDYAKDSANFAPNVRQALENLPQRFDKLVRNLTWDDMRFISDLPGKNEGKEGLKGGGKTTTAIVEELKKAKKSITIQSPYLVMPDEGIELFKELIKKGVRVRINTNSLLSTDNILAFSGYSKKRKKLVKAGIEIYEYKPQPEVMKELIDRYKEMEKEPPIFAIHAKTLIIDSETLYIGTFNLDPRSVNLNTEVGVLINNPSLARQVEENIERDMSRQNSWAAHVKHADSRSSIFKRMKVGFLKLLPMEPVL